A genomic window from Montipora capricornis isolate CH-2021 chromosome 8, ASM3666992v2, whole genome shotgun sequence includes:
- the LOC138059717 gene encoding BTB/POZ domain-containing protein 6-B-like, which yields MASVEENWQTKSSSIGERTKFVFNKELMSDVKFIVPVSSDKCEIESKVIPAHKFVLAISSPVFYAMFYGPMADSRDSIELPDCEYESLLEFLRFLYSDEVQLTGSNVMRVLYLAKKYLVPSLADKCCEFLRDNLEPSNVFSILPHAEKFEDKELENRCWEVIELKTAEAVTSDDFVTVEGSLLKSVVKRDWLNIKEVELFKAVDHWAKNKCEEEGLAPDGHVKRRIIGEETLNEIRFPSMSQKEFASFVIDSSILNTQEICDMVKHYNQVLTSPLPFAQSSRLGVAKRCRRFTHFKQPTKHGGPWSYPSGSQDSLCLQVNKSISLLGVQHFGCEGGEYIVSTEISDARSGASLVKISGTYSCEKDIDHPYYGFDVLFNSRVNLEPGNLYRISSSIKGPRSWYGVKGKIFFETAGVGFTVSNSDASTNGTKTTIGQFPGFIFH from the coding sequence ATGGCTAGCGTTGAAGAAAACTGGCAAACAAAAAGCTCATCTATCGGCGAAAGaacgaaatttgtttttaacaagGAGTTAATGAGCGATGTGAAGTTCATTGTTCCCGTGTCGAGTGACAAATGTGAAATCGAAAGCAAGGTGATTCCAGCTCACAAATTTGTGCTTGCAATAAGCAGCCCTGTGTTCTATGCCATGTTTTACGGTCCAATGGCGGACTCTAGGGACTCTATTGAACTGCCTGACTGCGAATACGAGAGTCTCCTGGAGTTTTTACGTTTCTTGTACAGCGATGAAGTACAGCTAACCGGAAGTAATGTAATGCGTGTGCTGTACTTGGCGAAGAAATACTTAGTGCCTTCACTTGCTGATAAGTGTTGCGAATTTCTTCGAGATAACCTGGAGCCATCCAACGTTTTCTCCATTCTCCCACACGCCGAGAAGTTTGAAGATAAAGAGTTGGAAAATCGATGCTGGGAAGTGATCGAGCTCAAGACAGCCGAagctgtgacgtcagatgatTTTGTTACGGTCGAGGGATCCCTATTGAAAtctgtagtaaagagggactgGTTGAATATCAAGGAAGTAGAATTGTTCAAGGCTGTTGATCACTGGGCAAAAAACAAATGTGAGGAAGAAGGGTTAGCCCCGGATGGCCATGTAAAGAGAAGAATCATTGGAGAGGAGACCCTAAATGAAATAAGATTTCCCTCGATGTCACAAAAGGAGTTTGCTTCTTTTGTCATTGACTCCAGCATATTGAACACTCAAGAAATTTGTGACATGGTGAAGCACTACAATCAAGTATTGACATCCCCTTTGCCATTTGCACAGTCTTCAAGGCTTGGCGTTGCAAAACGATGTCGGCGATTCACGCACTTCAAACAACCCACAAAACATGGTGGTCCGTGGAGTTATCCGTCTGGTTCCCAGGATTCTCTCTGCCTTCAAGTAAACAAGTCTATCAGTCTTTTGGGAGTACAGCATTTCGGCTGTGAGGGTGGTGAGTACATAGTTTCCACGGAAATTTCTGACGCGAGAAGCGGCGCATCTCTGGTAAAAATATCTGGAACTTATTCATGTGAGAAAGACATCGATCATCCCTATTATGGATTTGATGTTTTGTTCAACTCTCGCGTCAATTTAGAACCAGGGAATTTATACAGAATTTCTTCAAGCATCAAAGGGCCACGATCATGGTATGGTGTGAaagggaaaatattttttgagactGCAGGAGTAGGATTTACAGTAAGCAACTCAGACGCTTCTACTAATGGGACCAAGACgacaataggccagtttccAGGCTTCATTTtccattaa